tttgtttaatacacTGCCAGGTACAATAAAATGGCCAGAGAATGGACAGAGAAATACGCCATGTTGTAGGTGAGGGGTAAGACACTGTGCATTGTGAACAGGATGCAATGAGTGGTGCGCTTGATGCTGCTTCCTGCATAGCACTGCATGAAGGTGTTACCACCATAATAATGGAACACTAATGCAAATAGGACTCAGCTTACTCACTGCCAAATGCAGCCAATAAATTGCTTTGGCTTTGTTTGGTAGGCAGGCACTATAAATGACCTGTCATATCAAGAATTAAAGTCATTACTCTACTATTTTTGACACTGTGGAGGTAGAATCTGATCATTTGTGCAGCAAGCTTGTATAGAGTTCTTGTGCTTGTTTACCTTGTGGTTGTTTACCTAAACCATTGTTAGCCACATTCTTAATGAATTATAGAAGATCAGTTAGGAGCAAATAAAGTTACTTTTAGGACAAGTATAAAGCTACAAAGTCTCATGCTTTAGTCAGCCAGCTGGCTCACCAGCTGATTTGGTTTGtctgtttccttgtttgtccTTTGATGTTTGAGGCAAAACCAAGACTGGGACTTTATTTCTAAAACTGGTGTTGCTGTCATTTTGATGCAAATGAATTTGAAAGATTAACAGCCAGTGGTATGTTATTGATCTTGTGAAAAATACACATGCTTTCTCTGGAAAATTCTAGTACAGAAGCTGATATGTCAAtatatcaaaatgttttaagaCAGTTTATTGCAGTACTGTCCAATGCTAGAATGTATGTTTTATAGCTCACATTTTATGTGTTAGAATATGACAGTTAAATGCTTTTTCCTTGCTTTCACTTGAATTTTCTGATTTGATTTGCTGAAATTAACTGCTCCTACCTTTATCCAAACCAAGTTAAACGTGGTTTCAAATGATGACTCAAGCATTTTAGCACCTGCATCATGATCAATGATctatattaattaatttgttagtgCTTTTTGTGTTATGGCAATCAGCCTTGTTGTGAGATTGAACTGAGCATGTTCCATAAATAATGCgatgaaaaacatttatttttttttacctttcacAGATACTTTTCAGTTTAACCTGTTTTAAAAGAAAtcttgaaatgaaaaaaatcagAGATCCATTATCAGTACTGTAAAGCTACTGATGTTATTTCTTTAGTCACTTTTTTAGTTGTGGCTTAATATTGtatgaagataaaaaaaaaaaaactttcagaaTCCACTATGTAGTCACGCATGTGGTTTTGgtataaaacaaagcaaacaatgcATAGTTCTTCTGATTGTTGATTATTGGTTATTGCTACTGTAAgattttttacaaatttttttttttttttgggtcagTGCATCTCCATCCACTCTCCTTAGTTTTATGTCAGACTATGTGTCAGGTTCATAATTTTCACAGGGTGTACTTTGACATGGTAGTATTCCCAAAGGACTTATTCTGATGTTACTGCTTTGGACATAATTCCTCTGTATTTTACaactctttctttctgcttcttGCAGGTACAACAGAATAGCGCGGGAATGGACGCAGAAATATGCCATGTGATGGTGGCAGGACACATACAAACTGTGTTGTTTATGCTCTCGTGTTTGGATACTGTCTTAAGGCCATTTTATCCTGTATGTCTCTTACTGAGGAACAGTCTCGGTTTGCCTGCTCAAATAAGACTGCAGCAAGACCTACAGGAATTGACAGTCTTCAGCTCTAATCTGGACCCCTTCCGTCCAGTGGAATCTTTTCTCCGTTTCCTGCTTCTCTGCCTTGTGGTCCATGTGTCGGTCATTCTCTCTGGCCTCTTGGGTCATGCCGTCTATATTTGACCGCAGTACTGGCCTACTCAGGGAGGGGGAATTTAACTGTAGGCTGTGCTGCTTCTTCAGGGCTATACTCCTGCAATGCATGTCATCACAGGGTGAAGGGGTCAGGTGTTGCACAGCAGTGGGATTTTGACACTGGTTCCTCTGTCCTGCTAGATCATAAAGATCTGGAACATTCAAAGCCACTCTTGGCCCAACATTACACAGCTGTGGCAATGAAATTCAACTTGCTCAATTGGCGTAAATGTCCTGctaccttttttccccctcaataAAGTTGCGTAACTAATTATGTTGTCAGGTTCCATTTTTGTAAACCAGGCTATAATGTCATTTCAGGCTTGTGTAATAAGACATTTTGTATTTAGCAATGCCCTAGGATCTGTTGTTCTAGAATTGTAAACACATTTAAGATTTAATTCTGAAGTGAGCCCATTTGATTTGCCACTTCAAAGTTTAGTCGTGTTCAAAAGCTAAGGCAAAGTCAAATTTGAAAGAATGTTCTTGTATCCTCTGTAATTATAATAGCATAATTATTTGgtcagggaaaaaaacagtttgCTATTTGATCAAATGTATGATCACTGAGTGGTTGTGGGCTCCTGCTGGTCAGCTTCATGCTGCTGAAATAAGAACTTATTGTTCttaatattgttacattttgttgCTTCGATATGGTATGTTgcagtctttttaaaaactaataGTGATGGGCTTTTAAAAGGACAGGATGGCAATATGTGGATTATCTCGTTGATCACAGAGCCAACTTGATTTGTCATAGAGGAACAAATTGGCCAGAATCAACAATATATCTAAATGTTAAACAGAAGTACCTCCTGCAGGGTTTGTATGTACACCAGGTGCTATGGTGCGAATAAGTACTAGTTGTAATCTTGCAGGGTCTACTGACTTTGTACTATGGCTTTGTTCAGGAACTGACTACCACGGCATAATTGTTGGTTTGAAGCATCCTAAGAGTGAGTGTTATGTAAGGGAGTGCTAGGTTTGAGGAAAAGTATAAATAATTCTtagcaattttttttcttcttttttttatgtgggTGGAGGTAATATCACCTAAACTAAATATTGGCACTGAGCAGCAGTTGTAGGCTAATGACAGATACAGCAATGCTAAGTTAATTAACTTATTGCAGAAATACCATAATTGCTCAATACGAGCATTTCTTTGGACATTTCATACAGATATGAGCAGATTCAGTAATTATAgaatatgtaaaacattttgtggaataaaagaaatacacacattagtTTAATAACAAGACAATTAGAGTATGCGGACAACATGATACAAATGTTTGATTATTCCATTTTGCATTTCGCATAAAATGTATGTAGAGGATCATACTTAAGatatgttgttattattatttaaaaaaacaacatctcGATTACACTTTACAAGAAATGTACCCTGatagtattcttaacactgacctATCCATTAGCATATGAGTCTATGTATTTGacagagactacaaagcacGTCAGTAAATCGTTCTGGACGAGGGCGCCTGCCAGTGTAAGATATGGAAATATGCCTGATAAAAGGCcttttgtttgaatgtttacaACTAAATTATTGCTACCCGCATCATATTTTaaggaaatattttaatttaaaatcatcAAATGAGAATATtccaaatgcaaatatttttatttttatgtaactcGTGATCACACGAACTGTCTATATACGACGTTATTTGAGCGCAAGCATTACGTTGAAAAAAGCCACAATAAGGTTTTTTTAATTCGTTTTTTAAATTCGTGACCACGGTGACGAACTGTCTACATTATGCGTTATCTGAGCGCAATCGTTACGTTGAAAATGCAATTGTGTAAACGTCAACACCGCATTTAGCTTTTCAAATTTCCGAGCCCTACTTACTTTTTAATCATCCGTGGAAATAACGACGTACTACGAGAGAAAATATCTACTTTTGggaataatgtatttttatgaaagGCAGCGCAAGCACATGTAGATAAGCGTTTATGTGTCCGCTGATGGACTCGTGACTGAACCAGGAAGTCTTCACCTCCAGAATTCTCAAAATTTTGAGCTTTACATTTTCTTGAAGCAGGAGACCTCTGACCTCTAAAGAGATGACCGGGGGTTTGTCAGGTCATATGTATCAAACATGAATGGTGTacactttcatgttttaaaggttttgttcgtttgtgtttgtgtagtatttcTGTCCGAAGCAGATTCTCACAATTTTGTAGTTGACACGTTAAATCTTAACGGAACATGGAGATTACGAAACTCTAATGGGTCGCTCTCGCTTAATGCAGAAGTACCCGGTTGTGTACATACAGCTCTGCAGCTACAGAAACTTATTGAGGTATAGTGCACTACTTTCcaatcattcatttatttacgtTAAACCTGCGCTGCATAAGgaagaaagcaaaaacataaaTCGGTGGCATACATTAAACAAGGAAATGAGTTAGTAACTGACATATAAATTTTGTTTGTTGAAATGCTGTATGTAAATATGCAAGTAAAAAAGTTTTATCGCCGTTGttacaaacagcacaaaatgaGATACTAAAAGatgaatgaacctttttttttttcaaacattcaaacatttttgattTTAGTTTACATcaaattttgtgtttttaaatgtttttaaaacatttacataattgcTTTGTAGTTTGGAGTGTATTACTGGTAGGGTCATAAACATTTATGTGGGTCAGCCTAGCCAAAATACAACCTACCGCAATTAGCATTATGATACAATACATCCTGGGCCGGACAGAAACGGCCAAATAAACTGGTAAGTATGGCATGACAATGTGAGACATTAGGTGGAGCTTATCCCCAGTCTAGTTCCAGGTAAGGTCACTTCACATGTCAAGTTTAGAAATGAAAGTCTGTTCTCTGCAGACTGTTTGCACTTGGtatatttccatttcatttttttgtaaaataaaggtGCACTACTTTGGATGTCCACAGGATCCCTACTATCGGTTTAATGACCTGGCCTACAGATGGATCTCTCTGGACAACTGGACATACACTACTTCATTCTCTGTGCCTGACTATGTCCGGTGTGTTGTCCTACTGTATTTCCAACCATCTTCTCGCATGTCTCTCATTACTTTGAAATAGGATATCAATTTGACAACTGATTACATGCTGTCCTGTAAATGTCCTGACCCATAATATAAACCAGCATCGGAAAAGAACTTGAAAGTACCACTTTTTGTATTGGTAAGAATACAATCCAGATTCAAGATCAAGTGTCTTACTGTGTACTTcaacagagagagtaagagatcAGTTCTGGTATTTGAAGGGGTGGACACAATCTCCACAATCTCTCTCAATGGAGTCATTATTggaaacacagacaacatgttCCTGAGATACGTATGTAAATACAGAAAGACACAATCTTATCAACCTGAATTctcttaagttttttttttttattcttatttccACACTAATAACAGAGAACATCACTGGGTGATCAAAATCTTAAAAGTCACACCATGTAAAAGCAGTTCAAAAGGTGTTCCTTCTTTATTAGGATTTTGAAGTTACTGGGCTCTTGAAGGATGTGAATTTTCTAGAGGTGTGGCTCATGTCAGCTGTAACCTATGCATCAATGAGGCATCAAGCCCACACTGCATACAAAGTACCTCCGGAATGCCCTCCTGCCACGCAGAAAGGGGAGTGCCATGTAAACTTCATCAGAAAGGTATAATAAAGACCATTTAATCATTTCTGCAATTTGATTTGAATAGGTTTATGTGTGAATAGGTTgaataggtttgtgtgtgtgtatgtgtgtgtttcaggcacaGAGCTCATTTAGCTGGGATTGGGGTCCTTCTTTTCCCACACTTGGCATCTGGAAGGACGTTTATCTAGAGTCTTTTAATACTTTTCGGCTGTTGAACTTTGTCACCAGTTCAAAATATGGTACAGTTCACAACAAAGTCTTATGAAAGTCCATGGGTCTCTCTTAGGACCTTCACCTGGCAACATTACACACCATATCTATTTTTAAGTTATACATTTCATACAAAAATCCAGCAGGACTCTTTTAAACTTTAAGCTCAAATATCTTTAAATCCTCATAGCTTTCACTAAAATAGTTGCTCTCGGAAAAAGGAatagagcaaggtgctagcaacaccaaaGCCAAGAATTTGATTCCCAGCAAGCATACATTCTTTTATTTCCATGTGGTCCAGTTGTATTAATCGTTCAAGAAAATCCTCTAAAATAAGGTATTGATCACTACTTCTTGAAAATTTTGTAAATGCACATGGTATAAAGAATAGTAGTTTAAGCGTTGAGTAAGCACATCTGTGGACAGATGGGCTTTAAAGAAAGGTTTGGATTTAGGGCATGGAATTAGGATTTGGGGGCATGTTCTAGGTAAGTGATGGAAGTTAGCAAAATCTGTAACACTTAGCAATATTttaagttctctctctctctctctctctctctctctctctacctctctacctctctctctctacctctaccacTTTTTCCAGACTCTCTTCTCTCATGCTGGACTGTGGAAGTGGAGTTGTTCTTTGATACCATTGTGGCCTCAAAGGGAATTGTCCAGTTGTCCGTGCCACAATTGCAATCAGAGGCAAAGTTTCAACTCTCGCTTTCACCTGGCCAGAGCAACACATCCTTCCTCCTCCAGATTAACCAGGTAAGACAGGATGAGGCTTCCATAGTGCTTCTTGTAGAAGTGAATGAACATCTATGGGGCCAACTATATAGTTTTACCCATTACAATGGCTTcagtaaaatgtaatgcaagGTCTCCTGTATGTAATACATGTGTCTCAAGAATACTTCAGTTGATCTGTGGTGGCCCTTTGGACATGGACAACAGCCTCTCAAAGAGCTATTTATAAATATCAGCATGGTGGGTGGAGAGGCATTCCATGCCAAGAGAATGGTAAGAGATCAGTATCTCTCCACAGGCTGTCTCTTACTccttatttaatttaattaactcTCGTTCTTTTACTCACTTCGTTTACTTGGCATAGATTGCTTTCCGTACTGTGGAGTTGGTACAGGAACCTATTCCTGATTCTCCTGGCCTTAGCTTCTATTTCCGTATCAATGGGCAACCTATCTTCCTGAAGGGGTCAAACTGGATACCAGCTCATGCTTTTCAGGATCAGGCTACTGCAGATAGGTACAGCACCTCACACTGTAACCTTCCCAAACATACAAAGCATCTTAGTTGGGAACACTCACATAAATAATCGGTGTGCTGATATGAGTTCATGTCCAGCCAATATTTACCACTTTGCTTTTTCTGTCTATTTGTATTTTAGGTTGACTCAACCGCTTCTGTCTGCACAGATGGCAAACATGAATGTTTTAAGAGTGTGGGGAGGTGGAATCTATGAACAAGACCTCTTCTATAGCCTGTGTGATAAGCTTGGCATCATGGTATATATTCCTATGTGACATAGTCACCATGTTCTGAACATGCTACTTGTTATTAATTTGCAGTTGCTTTGTACTTGTTTCAGGTTTGGCAGGACttcatgtttgcatgtgcgttATATCCTATAGAGCGGGATTTCATCCAGTCAGTGCGAAAGGAGGTTACTCAACAGGTATAAACATCATCCACCAAACTCAGTTATCTGTCCATACTTGTGGTATAATGTGGTACTGTATTGTGGTGTGGCTCAGGTGAGACGGCTTAAGTCCCACCCCTCGGTGGTCATCTGGAGTGGAAACAATGAGAATGAGGCTGCCATTGCAACCAACTGGTTTTTTATTCCCCATGCTGAGAGGCCACGCTATGTGAAAGATTACATCCATCTATATGTGGAGAATATCAGAGAGATTGTACTGCAGGTGAGAAGAACACACAATCATACGTCTAAACAGGTGtgaaaagtttttgtttttatttttgtctgtattttattgCCCTGACCCAAAATGTGTAACACTGTTTTCTGTGCAGAAGAATGAAGATTCCAAAACTATTATATCATTATTTCGCTTCTTTAAGAATGGTGATATCAGAAGGGAATTCCATTCTTCTGATTAAGCTGTGCTGCAATTCTAGGAGGACAGCTCAAGGCCTTTCCTGGTGTCTAGTCCAACCAATGGGCTGCAGTCCGAGAAGGAAGGCTGGGTGGCCCAGAATCCCTATGACCCCCATTATGGAGACGTGCACTTTTACAGCTACCTCACTGATTGCTGGGACTGGCGGTCATTCCCTCGCACGCGCTTTGCATCTGAGTATGGCTTTCAGTCCTGGCCCTCCATGTCAACACTCAGTAAGGTATCACACACCTATTGTTACATGTGGATACTGTGCTTGTCTGTCTTTTCTGCTGTAAACATTTGCACTTCGGCAGGTATCAACAGCTGCTGATTGGGATTTCAGAAGCGAATTTTCAAACCACCGACAGCACCATGAGTTTGGGAACTGGCAGATGATGCAGCAAGCAGAACTACATTATGTCCTCCCCAACCACACGGACCCAGTGCAGAAATACAGAGACACTATTTACATCACCCAGGCAAtcgcacacaccaacaaacctCTCATTTAATTCAGTCATACATATAGTACTGCATCTCATTGAGATAAAAAGGTAGATTCACAAAACAATGcgtgcacagacatacacacacatccaagtacacgcacacatgcacgcgcacacacacacacacacacagatgttctAAAGTTTGCATTTGCCCTAAGCAGGTTATGCAGGCACAGTGTgtaaagacacagacagaattCTACCGCCGGAGCCAAAGTGACATTGTTCAGGGTGAAGGGCACACCATGGGTGCTCTTTATTGGCAGCTGAACGACGTCTGGCAGGCGCCTTCTTGGTCCTCTATAGGTTAGTGTTTTAAGGCATGTGCACCCactcttttgtgtttttatggctGTCTGCATTTATTGCTATCTGGGTGACAGGATTCCATTTGATAAAGGAactgaaaagtgtgtgtgtgtgtgtgcgtgtgtgtgtgcgcagagtTTGGTGGCAAGTGGAAGATGCTGCATTACTGGGCTGTCAACTTCTTTAGTCCTCTTATTTCAGTAGGCGTTGAGGACAAGGAAGACTTGATGATCTATGCCATCTCTGACCTGAACCTAGACTATATTTTGAAAGTTTCGGTAAAAGCATCTACATGTGTTCGTCTCCCTGCTTTTCAGGCATTACACGTTTTAATGGATTGATCGACATGCGACTTAAATTTGCCGTTTAAAttgctgttttctctttctgtgttttgtgtgcatgtctgcatgcagGTGAAATTGTATCGCTGGAACAGCTTTATTCCACAGTGTTCTCTGGACTCTGATTGGGCTGTAGTGAAAGGGGGCGGGGTCACCAAGGTGTTTGAGCACCCAGTGTCCCCACTGTTGAAGAACTGTGGAAACTGCACTCGGCAGTCATGTGTAGTCACCTTTCACCTCAGTGGCCCTGAGCATGGTATAAAAAGTCCTCCCAACCACCTTTTTCTAAGCTCCCCACGAGATGCTAAGGACCTTCAGAAACCCAAAATCACGGTGAGACTCATACTCATATATATATCAAGTATCTTTTTAAAGACATATCCATTACCAGCACTTTCACCACAATGTCACAATGTTTAGATTGGACTGTGTTCTTTACCAACATCTGTAGATATGCtgtttacaggtgtgt
This region of Electrophorus electricus isolate fEleEle1 chromosome 11, fEleEle1.pri, whole genome shotgun sequence genomic DNA includes:
- the manba gene encoding beta-mannosidase encodes the protein MNGVHFHVLKVLFVCVCVVFLSEADSHNFVVDTLNLNGTWRLRNSNGSLSLNAEVPGCVHTALQLQKLIEDPYYRFNDLAYRWISLDNWTYTTSFSVPDYVRESKRSVLVFEGVDTISTISLNGVIIGNTDNMFLRYDFEVTGLLKDVNFLEVWLMSAVTYASMRHQAHTAYKVPPECPPATQKGECHVNFIRKAQSSFSWDWGPSFPTLGIWKDVYLESFNTFRLLNFVTSSKYDSLLSCWTVEVELFFDTIVASKGIVQLSVPQLQSEAKFQLSLSPGQSNTSFLLQINQNTSVDLWWPFGHGQQPLKELFINISMVGGEAFHAKRMIAFRTVELVQEPIPDSPGLSFYFRINGQPIFLKGSNWIPAHAFQDQATADRLTQPLLSAQMANMNVLRVWGGGIYEQDLFYSLCDKLGIMVWQDFMFACALYPIERDFIQSVRKEVTQQVRRLKSHPSVVIWSGNNENEAAIATNWFFIPHAERPRYVKDYIHLYVENIREIVLQEDSSRPFLVSSPTNGLQSEKEGWVAQNPYDPHYGDVHFYSYLTDCWDWRSFPRTRFASEYGFQSWPSMSTLSKVSTAADWDFRSEFSNHRQHHEFGNWQMMQQAELHYVLPNHTDPVQKYRDTIYITQVMQAQCVKTQTEFYRRSQSDIVQGEGHTMGALYWQLNDVWQAPSWSSIEFGGKWKMLHYWAVNFFSPLISVGVEDKEDLMIYAISDLNLDYILKVSVKLYRWNSFIPQCSLDSDWAVVKGGGVTKVFEHPVSPLLKNCGNCTRQSCVVTFHLSGPEHGIKSPPNHLFLSSPRDAKDLQKPKITFTVEDAGERFMVTLHSSSPALFVWLDVEDIPGLFDANGFLMISEQYTVYFTAWTFTTLKDFTSNLHVTTLRDIY